The genome window AACGACCGGACCTGTCGGTGTCCAAGATGTCGCTGAAGGTAGTTTAGTGCTCCAACGGCGATCTATCGGCTGCGCCAATCCGGACTGTCATCGTCTGACGCTGGAAGTGATCATCGGCCAAGATGCCGGGGGAGAAAATTGGCGTTTGAAACCCAACACCGAGATTTTTCGCCAAACACTGTTGCCCCGAGGGACAGCAAAGCCTCAGCCCGATTATATCCCAGCGCCTCTGGTGGAGGATTACACCGAAGCTTGTCTTATCTCCGATTTGAGTCCGAAAGCCTCAGCCACACTGGCTAGACGCTGCCTCCAAGGAATGATCAGAAACTTCTGCAATATCCAGAAGCCTCGGCTCATCGACGAAATCACGGAGCTGCGCGTCCAAGTCGAGTCTGGTGTTGCTGACAGATCGATTTCACCCGAGTCCGTGGAGGCAATCGACAATGTCAGGAGCATCGGAAACATCGGTGCCCACATGGAA of Sphingomonas mesophila contains these proteins:
- a CDS encoding DUF4145 domain-containing protein, which produces MAFNWVCPYCNHAQTVVSERTSRTTGPVGVQDVAEGSLVLQRRSIGCANPDCHRLTLEVIIGQDAGGENWRLKPNTEIFRQTLLPRGTAKPQPDYIPAPLVEDYTEACLISDLSPKASATLARRCLQGMIRNFCNIQKPRLIDEITELRVQVESGVADRSISPESVEAIDNVRSIGNIGAHMEKDINTIVPVDADEAVLLIGLIELLFAEWYGARHARKVRLEKIALLKFQKDALKAQQAT